From the Yoonia rosea genome, the window TGCGGGATCACCGTACCGTCGGTTTCATCCCCGATCATGATAAAGCCTTTCTCGGCGCGCAGGATGTGCAGGGTTTCGGTGCCATAAGGCATGATTCCGAATTCCTCGCCTGCTTCCATCAGCGCGGCCCAGAACGCCGCCCCCTGCCCGGCAGGGACCGCAATTTCATAGGACAACTCGCCCGAGAAAGAGATGCGGAAGACGCGCGCATCAAAATCGCCGATGTTGCCTGCCGCATAGGTCATGAACGGCAGCGCCTCGGCGCTGACATCCATGCCCCCCATCTTGCGCAACAGTTTGCGCGCGTTCGGGCCGACCACGGCGATCTGGGCGTATTGCTCGGTGACATTGGCCACATAGACTTTCCAGTCCCACCATTCGCATTGCAGCCAGTCTTCCATGTGGGCGTGGATACGTTCGGCCCCGCCGGTGGTGGTGTGACACAGCCACGTATCCTCGGCCATGCGCACGACAACGCCGTCATCCATCAGGAACCCGTTTTCAGAACACATGAGGCCGTAGCGGCATTTGCCCACAGGCAGCGTCGACATCATGTTGGTATACATCATGTCCAGAAACTTGCCCGCATCCGGCCCTTTGACAATCAGCTTGCCAAGGGTTGAAGCATCAAGCAGGCCAAGGTTCTCGCGGGTGTTCTTCACTTCACGGTTCACCGCATCATGGACCGTCTCACCGGGGCGGACATAGGCAAAGGGCCTGCGCCATTGGCCGACAGGTTCATTGTCGGCGCCATGCGCGTTGGACCACTCCGAGATCGGCGTCACGCGCAGCGGCTGGAACAGTTCATCACGTGCGGCACCCGCAATCGACGCCATCGAGATCGGCGTATAGGGCGGGCGGAAGGTAGTCGTGCCCACGTTGGAAATATCCGCATTCAGTGATTGCGAAAGGATCGCCAGACCGTTGATATTGCTCAACTTACCCTGATCTGTTGCCATCCCCAGCGTGGTATAGCGTTTGGTATGCTCGACGCTCTCAAAGCCTTCTTGCGCGGCCAGTTGCACATCACTGACCTTCACATCGTTCTGGAAATCCAGCCACGCCTTGGACCGCAGCGCATGGTTCGCGCCCTGCGGCATCAGCCAGACAGGGGAAATCGGGCCTTCGGCCGCATCCTCGCCCATGGGTCCCTGCGGGCCGCGTTTGGTATGCCCTGCCGCTTTCGCCGCTGCGCGCCCTGCGGCCCAGCCATCGCTGACCACTTCGGCGGTGAACAGATGCCCGTTGGCAATGCCTGCGGTCATCACGAATGCCTGCCCATCAGCGCCAGTTGGCGCGCGGTCAGGATCAGGGCGGAACATCACCTGATCCGCATCCCAGTTCAGTTTGCCCCCGCAGTGCGACCACAGGTGCACCACCGGTGACCACCCGCCCGACATCGCCACGCAATCGCAGTCGATTTCCTCAAGGACCCCGCCTTCACCGGCCTGCGCACTAAGTGCGACGCCAGTGACGCGCTTGCCGCCCTTGACCTTGGCAATCCCTTTGCCCAGCTCGATGCGGATCCCGAGCGCACGGGCACGGTCGATCAGGTCGCCCTCGGCTTCCGCGCGCGCATCAACGATCACGGGCACATCAAGACCCGCCTCTTTCAGCACAATCGCCGTGCGGTATGCATCGTCGTTATTGGTCACAACGACGGTCCGGTCGCCAATGGAGACGCCGAAATTCACCGCATAGTCGCGCACAGCCGAGGCCAGCATCACACCGGGCAAATCATTGGCTGCAAAGGACAAAGGCCGCTCAATCGCGCCTGTCGCGGTGACAATTTGCTTGGCACGGATCCGCCACAGGCGCTGGCGCGGGCCTTCCGTATCAGGGGCGTGATCGGTGAGGCGCTCATAGGCCAGCACATAGCCATGGTCATAGACCCCTGCCCCCATGCAACGCAGACGCAGGTCAACGTTTGGCATGGCTTCAAGTGCTTTGACCGTGGCATCAATCCAGTCCTGTGCAGGCATGGCATCAATGGTCGGCGTATCAACCACCGCACGCCCGCCCCAATCGGCGCTCTGTTCGACCAGCAACACCCGCGCACCGCGCGCACCTGCGGCATGTGCGGCCGCAAGACCGGCAATCCCGCCACCCACGACCAGCACGTCGACATGACAGTTGAAGTGCTCGTAGGTATCCTGATCGCGGTCTTTGGGCGCGCGGCCCAGACCCGCCGATTTGCGGATAATCGGCTCATAAACATGCTTCCAGAACGACCGCGGGTACATAAACATCTTGTAGTAGAAACCGGCAGGCAGGAACCGCGACAGATGGGTGTTGATCGCACCCACATCGAATTCGAGGCTGGGCCAGTGGTTTTGCGACTGCGCGGTCAGCCCCTCGAAGAGTTCGGTCGTCGTCACCCGCGCATTGGGTTCGAACTGCGCGCCTTTGCCAAGGTTCACGAGGCCATTGGGCTCTTCCGCGCCCGAGGCCACAACGCCGCGCGGACGGTGGTATTTGAACGACCGGCCCACCAGCATCTGGTCATTGGCCAGCAACGCCGAGGCCAGCGTATCGCCTGCGAACCCGCGCAAGTGCTTACCATTAAACGTGAATGACACAGCCTTGTTTTTGTTGATCAAACGGCCCTGTCCGGCCAGACGGGTGCTCATGTCAAATTCCCCCAAGACCAGCCGGGACGTGCGGCTGAAATCTTGTCTTTAATCTCTTGTGGCGGCTCAGGCATCTGGGCCGGATAGGTCCCGAAAACCTGCAATGTATTGGTGCAGCGTGCGGCCAGAAACCATTTGCCGCAGCCATAGGCATGGCGCCAGCGTTCGAAATGCACGCCTTTGGGGTTCTCGCGCATAAAGAGGTAATCCTCGAAATCCACATCCGATGCGCCGGGCCCTTCGCGCTTCAGATGGGCCTCGCCACCCGCGTGCAGATCGGTCTCATCGGCATCGACGCCGCAATAGGGGCAATGCAGGGTCAGCATGGTTGAACCTCAGTTTTTTGGAAACACAATGCGTTCAGAACGGAAGGGATATGAGCGAAAATCCCCCACGCATAAGGGCGAACAGGCACTAATTCCGCCGATATCGCACAGCCACAGCCCGCAGGGGTCGCAGCGCGGTGGCCTGATGCTAGGCTCATCTCATGGAACTTTTGCTGATTGTCATAGGGGGAATTCTCTCGACGGCCATAATCTTTATGGTCATCGACGGGCTGCGTGGTGGACTGCCCGAGGATGACGAGGACGGTTTTGAATAGATAATCAGCCATGAAAATATTCCCAAAGCAAACCGCCAAATCCCCATTGCAGGGTCCCAATGATGAGTGCAAAGCCCTGCCAGTTTAGAGCTCGCTTAACCGTATTGGTTTTAAAAGGTTCCGGAGGCTCACCATCATCGTCCATAATGTAGCTACCTTGAGCGCGGCTCTGGAGGAGATTAGTTACTGTCCCAAAAACTACAATCGCGAACGCGACAGTAAATGAGCCGAAACGCTCGAACAGATTGTTACCAAAATATATCTGGGCAACCGCACCTAAGCACGCACCGACTGCCACAACAAAAAGCGCTGAGGTAAGGGGGTACTTAAGCACAAGTTCAGAAATTTGGCGAGGTTGGGAATGTATCAATGCGCCACCCCTGCTGCCACGCTCTCATCAATGAACTTGCCCTCGCGGAAGCGGAACATGCTGAATTCGTCGGTCAGGGGCGATTGTCCCTTGGCCATCAGCTCGGCCATGGCCCAGCCTGAGCCGGGGATCGCCTTGAACCCGCCGGTGCCCCAGCCGCAGTTGACAAACACGCCCTCGACAGGGGTTTTCGACAGGATGGGCGATCGGTCGCCCGTCACATCCACGATCCCGCCCCATTGGCGCAGCATTTTTAGCCGCGCAATCATCGGGAAGGTCTCGACCAAGGCGCGCACGGTTTCCTCGATATGGTGGAACGATCCGCGCTGGGTGTAGTTGTTGTAGCCATCCGTGCCGCCGCCGATGACCATTTCACCCTTGTCAGACTGGCTCATGTAACCGTGGACGGTGTTGGCCATCACGACCACATCCATGCAGGGTTTGATCGGTTCTGATACCAAAGCCTGCAACGCCACACTTTCAATCGGCAAACGGAACCCTGCCATCTGGGCCAGTACGCCGGAATGCCCCGCCACAACCATGCCCAGTTTATCGCAATCAATCGCGCCTTGGGTGGTATCGACGCCCACGACCTTGCCGTTTTGCTGACGCACCGCTTGCACTTCGCATTGCTGGATCACATCCATGCCCATATCGGAACAGGCCCGCGCATAGCCCCAGGCCACCGCATCATGCCGTGCGGTACCACCGCGCGCCTGCCACAACCCGCCCAGCACCGGATAGCGCGGGCCGTCAATGTTCATGATCGGGCACAGTTCCTTGACGCGAGCGGCATCAATCCATTCGGTCGTCACCCCTTGCAGCGCGTTGGCGTGGGCGGTGCGTTTATAGCCGCGCACCTCATGCTGGGTTTGGGCCAGCATGATCACGCCACGGGGGCTGAACATGACGTTATAGTTGAGATCCTGCGACATCGTTTCATAAAGCGAACGCGACTTTTCATAGATCGCGGCAGACGGATCTTGCAGATAGTTCGAGCGGATAATCGTCGTATTCCGCCCCGTATTCCCGCCACCCAGCCAGCCTTTTTCAAGAATGGCTACATTGGTAATCCCAAAGTTCTTGCCCAGATAATAGGCCGTGGCCAAGCCATGCCCGCCCGCACCCACGATAATCACGTCGTATTTCTTTTTCGGCGCGCGCTTGGCCCAGGCGCGGTCCCAACCTGTGTGCTGGCGCATGGCTTCTTTGGCAATGGCAAAGGCGGAATAGCGTTTCATCGGGGTCCAGAATCCTCTGTCTCGGGCGGCACTGCTGTTGCATACTATCTGGACCCTGTGCCTGTCCAAGAGGATACTATCAGCGGCGCATAGATTGCCATTTACGACATGCGGGCCGACACCCCGAAACGGCATAGGGTCACAGCCCCTTTTCATGCCCGCCTCGGGTGGTTATGTCAGCCGCAACGAAAAGGACGAGAAACATATGATTTTCTGGATTGTTTGCGCTGTTCTGACGCTGGCTGTGACAGCGCTGATGGTCACGCCTCTGGTGCGGCCCAAAGAGATCGGCGACGACAACCCAGATATCGCCATTTACCGCGCCCAATTGGAAGAGATCGACCGCGATCTGGAACGCCAGTTGCTGGAACCCGAAGAGGCCGAGCGCGCCCGCACCGAAGTGGCCCGCCGCCTGTTGGCTGCCAGCAATGCCGCTGTGAAACCGACAGCGGCCAGCAAACCCAACCGCTGGCTGCCTGCGGCGATTGCTGTGCTGATGCTGGGCTTGGGTTTTGGCACCTACTGGATGATTGGCGCACCGGGTTATCCCGATATGCCGCTGCAGGCCCGGCTCGCCGCCAGCGAGGACATCCGTGCAAACCGTCCCTCGCAGGCCGCATTGGAGGCCGCAGCCCCTGTACCGCCGCCCGCCCCCGATGTCCCTGACGAGTACCGCGCGGCAGTCGAACAGCTGCGTGTGATTGCCCCAACCCGCCCCGATGATCTTGAGGCCTGGTCGCGGCTGGCCATGGCCGAGGTGGAATTGCGCAATTATGCGGGCGCCGCCGCCGCGCAGGAACAAGTGGTCGCCATCAAGGGCGATGCGGCCGAAACCCTTGACCTGCAACGCTTACTTGATCTCAAGGTCGTTGCTGCCGGCGGCTTTGTCTCGCCCGAGGCAGAAGAGCTGATCGGCGATATCCTTGATAGCAACGCAGGCAATATCGCGGCACGATATTATCTGGGGTCGCTCTATAACCAGACGGACCGCCCCGATCTGGCCCTGCGGCTGTGGCGCGAGATTATCGAGAACGGTGATCCTGCGAATTTCCACGTCGCCAGCGCCCGCGCGCAGGTGGGCGATGCGGCCTTCCGCGCGGGGGTGGAATACGCCCTCCCCGAGGCACGCGGCCCGTCATTCGCACAAATGGATGCGGCACAGGATATGTCCGAAGAAGACCGTCAGGCCATGATCGGCGGGATGGTCGCGGGTCTTGCCGACCGGCTTGCCACCGACGGTGGCCCCGCCGAGGACTGGGCGCGCCTGATCCGCGCCTATGGTGTACTGGGTAATCTTGATGCTGCGCGCACTGTCTGGACCGAAGCACAGCAGGTCTTTGTCAGCAGCATGCGCGGGATGGAGATCCTCACTAATGCGGCCCGTGATGCGGGCGTGCTTGACGAATGATCCTGGAAACCCCCGAAGAATTCCTGGGCGTGATCCCGGCCCATGGCGCGCTTGCGGGGCTTGATCTGGGGACGGTGACCATCGGTGTGGCGGTATCGGACGTGTTGCAATCGGTGGCGACCCCGGTGACCACGATCAAACGCAAGAAATTCGGCGTTGATGCGGCGAAACTTCTGGAACTGACGACACACCGCATGTTGCAGGGGATCGTGCTTGGCCTGCCGCGCAACATGGACGGCAGCGAAGGCCCCCGCGCCCAAGCCACCCGCGCCTTTGCCCGCAACCTGTCGCGACTGACCCCCCTCCCAATCACATTCTGGGATGAACGGCTGTCCACCGTCGCCGCCGAACGCGCGCTGATCGAGGCGGATACGTCACGCAAACGTCGCGCCGAGGTGATCGACCATGTTGCCGCAAGCTATATCCTGCAAGGCATGTTAGACCGCATGCGCAACCTGAGGGACGATTCGTGAGCAAACCTGAAAACACCGATCACATCTGGTCCCGTGCCGAGATCGAAAGCCCCTGCATCAAGATCTGCGTGATCGAGCCGAAAAGCCGCCTTTGCACAGGCTGTCTGCGGTCCATCGACGAAATCGGCGCATGGTCACGGATGACGCCCGAGGTCCGCGCCGAAATCATGGCCGAACTGCCCGCAAGGGCCAGCCAGATTACGCAACGCCGTGGCGGACGCGCAGCGCGGCTGAAGTCCTAGGTCGTCTTTCCGCGCGGTGGTCGCAGGTCACACATTTTGCAAAGTCGGCTGTGCGGGACAAACCGCTCTTTCGCTGCGTCTGCGCCAACGGCAGCTTCCAAGGATTGACAAAAAACCCATATAAGAGAATTATCCCGAATATGGGAATCAACACTCTCTCCGAAACGTCAAAACTGGCACAGCATTTGCGGAGTCTTCGCGAGCGGTACGGTATGACCCTCGTCGCTCTCGCGGAACGCAGCGGAACCAGCCGCGCAACGCTGTCGCGTATCGAAAATGCTGAAGTGAGTCCGACCGCCGAAACACTTGGGCGTCTTGCAACCGTTTACGCGCTGCCCATCTCGCAATTGCTGGCACCTCTGGATGAGGTGTTTCAGCCAGTCGTTTCGCGGAAAGATCAAGCGGTTTGGAATGACCCAGAGCATGACTTTTCTAGAAGAAGCGTCTCACCTTCGAACGGCCTGCTCACAATTGAGCTAATCGAAGGCCAACTCGGCAAGGATCAGTTGATCACTTACGCCGCGCCCGCGATCCCGGGTCAGGAACATCATGTCTATGTTTTGTCTGGCAGAATGGAAATCACTGTCGAAGGCGTCGTGCACGACCTCAAGGCGGGGGACTGCCTTCGCTACATCCTTTTTGGGGAGACAGCTTTCAAAACAACCTCCAGCTCCTGTCAGTATGTGATTGCTCTCTCATGACCAAACCAACCATTTCGATCACTGCCCTTGCACCGTCCGATATCGAAACGCATCTCGGTGATCTGACCAAGGTGCTTAGGGACAGTGTCCTTGATGGTGCCGCCATCAGCTTCATGGAGACTTTGACGGACGCAGAGGCGCAAAGTTTTTGGCAAAGCGATGTCCGTTCCGGTGTAGAGTCTGGAAGTCGTCTTCTATTCGGGGCTTTCGTTGATGGCCGACTTGTTGGCACCGTCCAGCTAGTTGTGAGTATGCCGCCCAACCAGCCTCATCGGGCAGAAATCTCGAAAATGGTCGTCCATCCTGAGAGCCGCCGTCTTGGTCTGGGCAAAGCGCTCATGACCGCTGCGCTTGCTGCGGCAGAACGCGCGAACAAGACACTCGTGACGCTCGATACGCGCACTGGTGACGTATCCGAAGCCCTCTATCGCAGCGTGGGTTTCGAGCAGGCTGGCGTGATCCCCGATTTTGCCTATGACCCTGATGGACAAACGCGCCACGCAACAACCTATATGTATAGGTACCTTTGACGAATGACACATTCGTCCCTGATCTTTGCCGTCTTGGCCTTTGTAGGTGGTATGCTCGTGGCAGCACAGGGACCCATCTATGCGCGGCTCTCAGCTGGCCTGAATAGGGACTTTCTGCTTTCCGTTTTTCTGGCCTTTTCAACAGCAGCGGCGCTAACCGGCGCGCTCGCTTTTCTGTCTGGCAGTTTTCGAAACCTAACGTTGACAACACTCACCCATTTGCCACTCTGGGTCTGGCTCGGAGGGGTTTTCGGCGCGATCCACGTGGTCATTTCGATGCAGAGCATTCCCGCGCTCGGCGTCACGCTCTTTCTCGTGATCGTCGTCACCGGCAATTTGGTGGGCGCAGCTATCTACGATCATTTTGGAGCAATGGGTCTTGAGGTTCGTTCGTTCTCCCTGATGAAAGCGGTTGGATTACTCTTGGTAGTTGTGGGGGTTGGGATCGTCGTCCGAGCCTGATCATTGCGCTCAGGTTTTCACGCTCGCTCCGGGAAAGCCGACTTTCGCCATGGTGCAGGAAATCGGAACTCTGGGCTCAAACCGGACCTTCGCTGCGATCAGCTAGATCGCTCAAAACATCAGGTCTTTTTTGCGTGCAATATCCGCCCGATGACGTTCATCAGCAATTGCGCCGCCAAGGTCGATGTGGACCCACTGTGATCAAAATCAGGGGCCACTTCTACGAGATCGAGCCCAACGATATTGCCCCGTTTTGCCAGCCCTGCCAGCAGCTCCAGCACTTCGTAATAGATGAACCCACCGTGGCTTGGCGTGCCTGTGCCGGGGGCGATTGACGGATCAAAGGCGTCAATATCCACGGTCACGTAATACTGCACACCCGCGGGAATGCGTGCGAGCATCGCATCCACCCCCATCGCGCGGAACTGGCGCACCGACTGGATATCCGACCCCATCTTGCGCGCATCGACATAGCCGTCCTTGGCGGTGGACGACACGTTGCGAATGCCGATCTGGCTCAGCCCCGTGACGTAGGCCTTCTCGGCTGCACGGCGCATCGGGTTGCCATGGCCAAAGCGCACGCCGTGGCGTTCATCAACGAAATCAAGATGCGCATCAATCTGGACCACATGGATCGGGCCTTGGTCGTCAAAGGCGTTGATGCAGGGGATGTTCACCGAATGATCGCCGCCCAGCACAACGGGGATTGCCCCCGCCGCCAGGATTTTGCGCACACCGAATTCGATATTTGCATGGCTCTGCACCGTGTCGGTATGCACGATATCGGCGTCACCGATATCGACAATCGTAACCTTCGCAGGATCGAGGTAGGTCACATCATCCTCATGGTCATAAGCACCCGCATGACCGAAGGAAAACAGGGTTGAGGCCTCTCGGATCGCGCGCGGCCCCATGCGCGCGCCCGATCGCCACTGGGTTCCTGCATCAAAGGGTGCGCCCATCACCGCGACATCGGCCTTGATCGCGTCCCAATCGGACACATAGGGGTATTTCCCAAAGGTACAGATACCCACAAATGGCAGGTTCAAGCGCCCGCCCTCATAGCCATGATTTGCCATATCCCGTCCCCTCTTTGCGTGATGCTCAAGGGAACTATGGCCGATCTACAGGCGTGCTGTAAGGGCATTTTTGACGCGTCAGCTGCCTGTGCGCGGAAACACAAAACACCGGTCGCGGCGGATCATCAGCCAAAGCGGCATGCCGGGTTTGGGCAGGAACACAGACGGCACCACGGCCTTCAGGATCGAGCCATCGAAATCCATGCGGAACTCGACAAGGCTGGATGCACCCATGAACCGCGCACGTTCGACAACGCCGCGCGCGGCGGTGCCGTCTTCGGGCGTCGGGTTCGGGCCACGCCCGCCGCGATCAAAATCAATCTTCAGGTGCTGGGGGCGGATCACGATATCCACTTCGGTCCCGTCCGGCACACCGGGGGCAAGAAACTGACCAAAGGGCGTGTCCGTCAGCGCACCCTGAACCTTGCCTTTCAGCACATTGATATCACTGAAAAACGCAGCAGCAGCTTTGTCTTTTGGGGTGTTGTAGATGTTATAGGGTGCACCGCGCTGGACGATCTTGCCGTTGCGCATCAGGGCAATTTCATCGGCCATGCGCATCGCCTCGCCCGGTTCGTGGGTGACCAGCAAAACGGCGGTGCCTTCGCTTTTCAGCACCTCAAGCGTTTCGTCACGGATATCGTCGCGCAGGCGGTCATCAAGCCCCGAGAACGGCTCGTCCATCAGCATAATGCGCGGGCGCGGCGCAAGGGCACGGGCCAGCGCGATGCGCTGTTGTTCGCCGCCTGAAAGCTGATGGGGATAATCATTAATGTGCGCAGACATGCCAACTTTGGCCAACAACGCATGCACGCGGTCGGTTGCTTTGCGGCTTTGCAGCCCGAAGGCCACATTTTGCCCGACAGTCAGATGTGGGAACAGCGCAAAATCCTGAAACATCAGCCCGATATGGCGCTCCTCGGGCGGCAGCGAGACATCGCCGTCACAAACCATCTTGCCATCCACAAGGATCGTCCCGCTGCTTTGCTTTTCCACCCCCGCGATAATCCGCAAAGTCGTGGATTTACCGCAGCCCGACGGGCCCAGCAAACAAGTCACCTGCCCCGGCATCACGGTCAGGCTCACGTCATCGACAACGCGGCGCCCGCCGAAGTCTTTCACGATATGGCTGATCTCGAGGCGGGGGGCTGGCATAAGGGGGCGTTATCCCTGACGAAAACTATTGGGTATAGCGCACCTAACAACAGTTTTGCTGCGGGGCAAGGTCCACACCCTGCCCCTTTGTTTTTTCGAACAGCTTAGATCGTGGCGTTGATCGCGCCGCCGTCCAGCACAATGTTCTGACCCACGATAAAGCCCGCGTGGTTGGAACA encodes:
- a CDS encoding ABC transporter ATP-binding protein, with product MPAPRLEISHIVKDFGGRRVVDDVSLTVMPGQVTCLLGPSGCGKSTTLRIIAGVEKQSSGTILVDGKMVCDGDVSLPPEERHIGLMFQDFALFPHLTVGQNVAFGLQSRKATDRVHALLAKVGMSAHINDYPHQLSGGEQQRIALARALAPRPRIMLMDEPFSGLDDRLRDDIRDETLEVLKSEGTAVLLVTHEPGEAMRMADEIALMRNGKIVQRGAPYNIYNTPKDKAAAAFFSDINVLKGKVQGALTDTPFGQFLAPGVPDGTEVDIVIRPQHLKIDFDRGGRGPNPTPEDGTAARGVVERARFMGASSLVEFRMDFDGSILKAVVPSVFLPKPGMPLWLMIRRDRCFVFPRTGS
- a CDS encoding sarcosine oxidase subunit beta family protein, with the protein product MKRYSAFAIAKEAMRQHTGWDRAWAKRAPKKKYDVIIVGAGGHGLATAYYLGKNFGITNVAILEKGWLGGGNTGRNTTIIRSNYLQDPSAAIYEKSRSLYETMSQDLNYNVMFSPRGVIMLAQTQHEVRGYKRTAHANALQGVTTEWIDAARVKELCPIMNIDGPRYPVLGGLWQARGGTARHDAVAWGYARACSDMGMDVIQQCEVQAVRQQNGKVVGVDTTQGAIDCDKLGMVVAGHSGVLAQMAGFRLPIESVALQALVSEPIKPCMDVVVMANTVHGYMSQSDKGEMVIGGGTDGYNNYTQRGSFHHIEETVRALVETFPMIARLKMLRQWGGIVDVTGDRSPILSKTPVEGVFVNCGWGTGGFKAIPGSGWAMAELMAKGQSPLTDEFSMFRFREGKFIDESVAAGVAH
- a CDS encoding DUF1289 domain-containing protein; translation: MSKPENTDHIWSRAEIESPCIKICVIEPKSRLCTGCLRSIDEIGAWSRMTPEVRAEIMAELPARASQITQRRGGRAARLKS
- a CDS encoding sarcosine oxidase subunit alpha family protein, coding for MSTRLAGQGRLINKNKAVSFTFNGKHLRGFAGDTLASALLANDQMLVGRSFKYHRPRGVVASGAEEPNGLVNLGKGAQFEPNARVTTTELFEGLTAQSQNHWPSLEFDVGAINTHLSRFLPAGFYYKMFMYPRSFWKHVYEPIIRKSAGLGRAPKDRDQDTYEHFNCHVDVLVVGGGIAGLAAAHAAGARGARVLLVEQSADWGGRAVVDTPTIDAMPAQDWIDATVKALEAMPNVDLRLRCMGAGVYDHGYVLAYERLTDHAPDTEGPRQRLWRIRAKQIVTATGAIERPLSFAANDLPGVMLASAVRDYAVNFGVSIGDRTVVVTNNDDAYRTAIVLKEAGLDVPVIVDARAEAEGDLIDRARALGIRIELGKGIAKVKGGKRVTGVALSAQAGEGGVLEEIDCDCVAMSGGWSPVVHLWSHCGGKLNWDADQVMFRPDPDRAPTGADGQAFVMTAGIANGHLFTAEVVSDGWAAGRAAAKAAGHTKRGPQGPMGEDAAEGPISPVWLMPQGANHALRSKAWLDFQNDVKVSDVQLAAQEGFESVEHTKRYTTLGMATDQGKLSNINGLAILSQSLNADISNVGTTTFRPPYTPISMASIAGAARDELFQPLRVTPISEWSNAHGADNEPVGQWRRPFAYVRPGETVHDAVNREVKNTRENLGLLDASTLGKLIVKGPDAGKFLDMMYTNMMSTLPVGKCRYGLMCSENGFLMDDGVVVRMAEDTWLCHTTTGGAERIHAHMEDWLQCEWWDWKVYVANVTEQYAQIAVVGPNARKLLRKMGGMDVSAEALPFMTYAAGNIGDFDARVFRISFSGELSYEIAVPAGQGAAFWAALMEAGEEFGIMPYGTETLHILRAEKGFIMIGDETDGTVIPQDLNLQWALSKKKEDYLGKRAHERSHMADPNRWKLVGLETEDGSVLPDGAYAIAKGTNANGQRNTQGRVTSTYYSANLERGIAMGLVHCGPDRIGEVIEFNKVDGTTVQAKIVDPVVYDKEGEKQNV
- the speB gene encoding agmatinase, with the protein product MANHGYEGGRLNLPFVGICTFGKYPYVSDWDAIKADVAVMGAPFDAGTQWRSGARMGPRAIREASTLFSFGHAGAYDHEDDVTYLDPAKVTIVDIGDADIVHTDTVQSHANIEFGVRKILAAGAIPVVLGGDHSVNIPCINAFDDQGPIHVVQIDAHLDFVDERHGVRFGHGNPMRRAAEKAYVTGLSQIGIRNVSSTAKDGYVDARKMGSDIQSVRQFRAMGVDAMLARIPAGVQYYVTVDIDAFDPSIAPGTGTPSHGGFIYYEVLELLAGLAKRGNIVGLDLVEVAPDFDHSGSTSTLAAQLLMNVIGRILHAKKT
- a CDS encoding DMT family transporter, coding for MTHSSLIFAVLAFVGGMLVAAQGPIYARLSAGLNRDFLLSVFLAFSTAAALTGALAFLSGSFRNLTLTTLTHLPLWVWLGGVFGAIHVVISMQSIPALGVTLFLVIVVTGNLVGAAIYDHFGAMGLEVRSFSLMKAVGLLLVVVGVGIVVRA
- a CDS encoding GNAT family N-acetyltransferase; amino-acid sequence: MTKPTISITALAPSDIETHLGDLTKVLRDSVLDGAAISFMETLTDAEAQSFWQSDVRSGVESGSRLLFGAFVDGRLVGTVQLVVSMPPNQPHRAEISKMVVHPESRRLGLGKALMTAALAAAERANKTLVTLDTRTGDVSEALYRSVGFEQAGVIPDFAYDPDGQTRHATTYMYRYL
- a CDS encoding helix-turn-helix domain-containing protein, encoding MGINTLSETSKLAQHLRSLRERYGMTLVALAERSGTSRATLSRIENAEVSPTAETLGRLATVYALPISQLLAPLDEVFQPVVSRKDQAVWNDPEHDFSRRSVSPSNGLLTIELIEGQLGKDQLITYAAPAIPGQEHHVYVLSGRMEITVEGVVHDLKAGDCLRYILFGETAFKTTSSSCQYVIALS
- the ccmI gene encoding c-type cytochrome biogenesis protein CcmI, producing the protein MIFWIVCAVLTLAVTALMVTPLVRPKEIGDDNPDIAIYRAQLEEIDRDLERQLLEPEEAERARTEVARRLLAASNAAVKPTAASKPNRWLPAAIAVLMLGLGFGTYWMIGAPGYPDMPLQARLAASEDIRANRPSQAALEAAAPVPPPAPDVPDEYRAAVEQLRVIAPTRPDDLEAWSRLAMAEVELRNYAGAAAAQEQVVAIKGDAAETLDLQRLLDLKVVAAGGFVSPEAEELIGDILDSNAGNIAARYYLGSLYNQTDRPDLALRLWREIIENGDPANFHVASARAQVGDAAFRAGVEYALPEARGPSFAQMDAAQDMSEEDRQAMIGGMVAGLADRLATDGGPAEDWARLIRAYGVLGNLDAARTVWTEAQQVFVSSMRGMEILTNAARDAGVLDE
- a CDS encoding sarcosine oxidase subunit delta; this translates as MLTLHCPYCGVDADETDLHAGGEAHLKREGPGASDVDFEDYLFMRENPKGVHFERWRHAYGCGKWFLAARCTNTLQVFGTYPAQMPEPPQEIKDKISAARPGWSWGNLT
- the ruvX gene encoding Holliday junction resolvase RuvX; translation: MILETPEEFLGVIPAHGALAGLDLGTVTIGVAVSDVLQSVATPVTTIKRKKFGVDAAKLLELTTHRMLQGIVLGLPRNMDGSEGPRAQATRAFARNLSRLTPLPITFWDERLSTVAAERALIEADTSRKRRAEVIDHVAASYILQGMLDRMRNLRDDS